In Nonomuraea muscovyensis, one genomic interval encodes:
- a CDS encoding SpoIIE family protein phosphatase → MSSRAFDGTPHAPAAARRFVRRVLADWRLGDLADDAVLLTSELVTNAVVHAGTGVELTCRLVPHADPPVLEIEVGDHRPALTVAAPGRGLTLAGMLADGWGVTYTGTRKRVWVRLELPGGADARHAEPEPSASLETLHVGVVVTGPDGRVLSWSPEARALLGWWPEQVTGRPLAWLLARDRTSLPPRHHLSPTPPTAPPDGPSPTVPPDDRSPTSPTTPPDGRSPSSPAAAGGVGSSASLPPPPGGRSPDVSPSGPPPRDGSPPAGAFAGGPSPLDPSRVGRWRGEAWMRHADGRPVPVYVSHVRARAGCSVWMVAPQEHRYVLATPAAPLRRETASRIKDVLGHDRPLADLLDTVAQIVHSAGGGDASYVLLRDDDNRLPARGGDHVRSVDARHPHGRAADGRAGGGPGADRPGAVRGTDGRGTDGRGTDGRGTDGRGTDGRGTVRKGARAGQGGKGFGVAAGTGATAGLVGVLTTGVFGTDHRSPVVVGDVLTADVELAQRLRARSLACAPLVVADEVIGHLVVTAAEPFRFDDELAEVLGHIAGQVAATVHRERAAERERARHGRLSFLAEAGELLAGARDEELIAALTAQLVVPKIATWAAVYLTDLAGMTRLAHVWHSDERLNADLRLSLPAIPGAHAAPSGTSRPDPGPSPDLAGRPLEHARPAADDLPAGAGTDDPQKRQGAPREGHGVPRTGEDVLREGRGISRTGQGVARAGRDAGRGAGQGSGRGEGQGAEGVWPIGEETVLSFPLLTQGRSYGALVIGRAEPTLPLELAGLLTDLCRLVALNLHTAMLYARQATTSRALQRGLLPGGVASMPGVESAVVYQPAEEGADVGGDFYDLFVVGDHWCFALGDVCGSGPEAAAATGLARHAVRLLAKERYTVADILHRLNRTLLEDGEEGRFLSLLCGELAPLPRGGALCTVACAGHPPPLLLRVDGTVETVATPQLLLGIEHEVRFFTETFELAPGEVLLCVTDGVTERRSGGRLLDDDDGLARLLAGCAGLSAHAVAERVRQAVEEFAAEPSGDDVALLVLKATPPAGVRAGARRAPTC, encoded by the coding sequence GTGTCGAGCAGGGCCTTCGACGGCACCCCGCACGCCCCGGCCGCCGCCCGGAGGTTCGTCCGCCGGGTGCTGGCCGACTGGCGCCTCGGCGACCTGGCCGACGACGCCGTGCTGCTGACCAGCGAGCTCGTCACCAACGCGGTGGTGCACGCGGGCACCGGCGTCGAGCTGACCTGCCGTCTCGTCCCGCACGCCGACCCGCCCGTGCTGGAGATCGAGGTGGGCGACCACCGGCCGGCGCTGACGGTCGCCGCGCCCGGGCGTGGGCTCACCCTGGCCGGCATGCTCGCCGACGGATGGGGCGTCACCTACACCGGCACCCGCAAGAGGGTCTGGGTGCGCCTGGAGCTGCCCGGCGGCGCGGACGCCCGCCACGCGGAGCCGGAGCCGTCAGCGTCCCTGGAGACGCTGCACGTGGGCGTGGTCGTGACGGGGCCGGACGGCCGCGTGCTGTCCTGGAGCCCGGAGGCGCGGGCCCTGCTCGGCTGGTGGCCGGAGCAGGTGACGGGCCGGCCCCTGGCGTGGCTCCTGGCCCGCGACCGCACCTCGCTCCCGCCCCGCCACCACCTCTCCCCCACCCCGCCCACAGCACCGCCGGACGGCCCCTCCCCCACAGTGCCGCCGGACGACCGCTCCCCCACATCGCCCACAACGCCTCCGGACGGCCGCTCCCCCAGCTCGCCCGCGGCGGCCGGGGGCGTCGGGTCCTCCGCATCGCTCCCGCCCCCTCCGGGCGGGCGATCGCCCGACGTCTCACCTTCAGGCCCTCCGCCGCGGGACGGCTCACCGCCGGCCGGGGCGTTCGCGGGCGGGCCGTCGCCTCTCGACCCGTCGCGGGTGGGGCGGTGGCGGGGGGAGGCGTGGATGCGACACGCCGACGGCCGGCCGGTGCCCGTCTACGTCTCCCACGTACGGGCCCGCGCGGGCTGCTCGGTGTGGATGGTGGCGCCGCAGGAGCACCGCTACGTCCTGGCCACCCCGGCGGCGCCGCTCAGGCGCGAGACGGCGAGCCGGATCAAGGACGTCCTCGGTCACGACCGGCCCCTGGCCGACCTGCTCGACACCGTCGCCCAGATCGTCCACTCGGCCGGCGGGGGCGACGCCTCCTACGTCCTGCTGCGTGATGACGACAACCGCTTGCCAGCCAGGGGTGGCGATCACGTCCGATCCGTGGACGCCCGCCACCCGCACGGCCGTGCAGCGGACGGGCGTGCGGGTGGCGGCCCTGGAGCTGACCGCCCTGGAGCGGTGCGCGGGACGGACGGACGCGGGACGGACGGACGCGGGACGGACGGACGCGGGACGGACGGACGCGGGACGGACGGACGCGGGACGGTGCGGAAGGGGGCTCGGGCCGGGCAGGGCGGCAAGGGGTTCGGGGTGGCGGCGGGCACCGGGGCGACGGCCGGGCTGGTGGGGGTGCTGACCACGGGGGTGTTCGGCACCGACCATCGCTCGCCGGTGGTCGTGGGAGACGTGCTCACGGCGGATGTGGAGCTGGCGCAGCGGTTGCGGGCCAGGTCGCTGGCGTGCGCCCCGCTCGTGGTGGCGGACGAGGTGATCGGCCATCTGGTGGTGACGGCCGCCGAGCCGTTCCGGTTCGACGACGAGCTCGCGGAGGTGCTCGGGCACATAGCCGGCCAGGTGGCCGCGACCGTGCACCGGGAACGGGCGGCCGAGCGGGAGCGGGCCAGGCACGGGCGGCTGTCGTTCCTGGCGGAGGCCGGCGAGCTGCTGGCGGGCGCGCGGGACGAGGAGCTGATCGCCGCGCTGACGGCGCAGCTCGTGGTGCCCAAGATCGCCACCTGGGCCGCCGTCTATCTCACGGACCTCGCGGGCATGACGCGGCTCGCCCACGTCTGGCACAGCGACGAGCGGCTCAATGCCGACCTGCGCCTCTCGCTGCCCGCCATCCCGGGCGCCCACGCGGCCCCGTCGGGCACGTCACGGCCGGACCCGGGGCCGAGCCCGGACCTTGCGGGGAGACCCCTGGAGCACGCCCGTCCGGCCGCGGACGACCTGCCGGCGGGGGCGGGGACGGACGACCCGCAGAAGCGCCAGGGCGCCCCTCGGGAAGGGCACGGCGTCCCCCGCACGGGCGAGGACGTCCTGCGGGAAGGACGGGGCATCTCGCGCACGGGGCAGGGCGTCGCTCGTGCCGGGCGGGACGCGGGGCGGGGCGCGGGGCAGGGCTCGGGGCGGGGCGAGGGGCAGGGCGCGGAGGGGGTGTGGCCGATCGGGGAGGAGACCGTGCTGTCGTTCCCGCTGCTGACGCAGGGGCGGTCGTACGGGGCGCTGGTGATCGGGCGGGCGGAGCCCACGCTGCCGCTGGAGCTGGCCGGGCTGCTGACCGACCTGTGCCGCCTGGTGGCGCTCAACCTGCACACGGCGATGCTGTACGCCCGCCAGGCCACCACGTCGCGGGCGTTGCAGCGCGGGCTGCTGCCGGGCGGTGTGGCGAGCATGCCGGGGGTGGAGTCGGCGGTCGTCTATCAGCCGGCGGAGGAGGGTGCCGACGTGGGCGGCGACTTCTACGACCTGTTCGTGGTGGGCGACCACTGGTGCTTCGCGCTGGGTGACGTGTGCGGTTCGGGGCCGGAGGCCGCGGCGGCGACGGGGCTGGCCCGTCACGCCGTACGCCTGCTGGCCAAGGAGCGCTACACGGTGGCCGACATCCTGCACCGGCTCAACCGGACGTTGCTGGAGGACGGCGAGGAGGGGCGGTTCCTCAGCCTGCTGTGCGGCGAGCTGGCGCCGCTGCCGCGCGGCGGGGCGTTGTGCACGGTCGCGTGCGCCGGGCATCCGCCGCCGCTGCTGCTGCGCGTGGACGGCACGGTCGAGACGGTGGCGACGCCGCAACTCCTTCTCGGCATCGAGCACGAGGTGCGGTTCTTCACGGAGACGTTCGAGCTGGCGCCGGGTGAGGTGCTGCTGTGCGTCACCGACGGGGTGACGGAGCGGCGCTCGGGCGGCCGGCTGCTGGACGACGACGACGGGCTGGCGCGGCTGCTGGCGGGGTGCGCGGGGCTCAGCGCCCACGCCGTCGCCGAACGGGTGCGGCAGGCGGTCGAGGAGTTCGCCGCCGAGCCGTCGGGGGACGACGTGGCGCTGCTGGTGCTGAAGGCGACGCCCCCGGCTGGGGTGCGGGCGGGCGCCCGGCGCGCCCCGACGTGCTGA
- a CDS encoding aldose epimerase family protein, giving the protein MMFGTLPSGERVERFELSSGRLRAAVLSYGAVLQSLEVSGVNVVLGLDTLDDYRTRSRYFGAVVGRFGNRIAGAAFTLDGVTHTLPANNGPNSLHGGVQGFDSKVWTVEDASDSSVTLGLTSPDGDQGYPGTLRARVTYTLDGDALRLDYTAETDAPTVLNLTNHSYFNLAGGGDVLGHVVRMDAEHYLPVDADKIPTGELAKVTGTPFDFTTPHAIGARYDGAYDHCFVLDGGITVTEPVGGLTMEVTTSEPGVQFYAGGMLDGVATPYGPHAGFCLETQRFPDSPNQPHFPSTVLRPGERHTSTTTYRFPA; this is encoded by the coding sequence ATGATGTTCGGAACGCTGCCGTCGGGGGAGCGCGTCGAGCGCTTCGAGCTGTCCTCCGGGCGGCTGCGGGCGGCCGTGCTCAGCTACGGCGCCGTGCTCCAGTCGCTGGAGGTGTCCGGGGTGAACGTGGTGCTCGGGCTGGACACGCTGGACGACTACCGCACGCGCAGCCGCTACTTCGGCGCGGTCGTCGGCAGGTTCGGCAACCGCATCGCCGGCGCCGCCTTCACCCTCGACGGCGTCACCCACACCCTGCCCGCCAACAACGGGCCCAACAGCCTGCACGGCGGCGTCCAGGGCTTCGACAGCAAGGTCTGGACCGTCGAGGACGCGAGCGACTCCTCCGTCACCCTCGGCCTGACCAGCCCCGACGGCGACCAGGGCTACCCCGGCACGCTGCGCGCCAGGGTCACCTACACCCTCGACGGCGACGCGCTGCGCCTCGACTACACCGCCGAGACCGACGCGCCGACCGTGCTCAACCTGACCAACCACTCCTACTTCAACCTCGCCGGCGGCGGCGACGTGCTCGGCCACGTGGTGCGGATGGACGCCGAGCACTACCTGCCCGTCGACGCGGACAAGATCCCGACCGGGGAGCTGGCCAAGGTCACCGGCACGCCGTTCGACTTCACCACCCCCCACGCCATCGGCGCCCGCTACGACGGCGCCTACGACCACTGCTTCGTCCTCGACGGCGGCATCACGGTGACCGAGCCCGTGGGCGGGCTCACCATGGAGGTCACCACCAGCGAGCCGGGCGTGCAGTTCTACGCGGGCGGCATGCTCGACGGCGTCGCCACGCCGTACGGGCCGCACGCGGGATTCTGCCTGGAGACCCAGCGCTTCCCCGACTCGCCCAATCAGCCGCACTTCCCCTCCACGGTGCTGCGGCCGGGCGAGCGCCACACCTCCACCACCACCTACCGCTTCCCCGCCTAG
- a CDS encoding LacI family DNA-binding transcriptional regulator, with protein sequence MAVTIRDVARASGVHVSTVSRAFSAPHLVNPETRTRVLAVADDLGYRPNRAARALTTGRTHNLGLIVADISNPFFPPLIKAAQEQARLRDYHVFVADTDEDPKVEEDLIQTLTKQVDGVLLCSPRLTNRTIERLREEVPFVLVNRRVKGMATVLMDVARGARLAFEHLTALGHRRLALVTGPSGSWTSKEMQEAAAATHEVDVVFLGPNQPTELGGLAAAADVIASGATGVLAYNDLVAIGLIEGLAERGVDVPGDISVIGVDDIVAGRLSRPKLTTIAMPTAAAGRIAVDMLLQSVDSQAATGVTMLETTLIVRDSTGEAHT encoded by the coding sequence GTGGCGGTGACGATTCGCGACGTGGCACGGGCGTCCGGCGTGCACGTCTCCACGGTGTCGCGGGCCTTCTCGGCCCCCCACCTGGTCAACCCGGAGACCCGCACCCGCGTCCTGGCCGTCGCCGACGACCTCGGCTACCGGCCCAACCGGGCCGCCCGCGCGCTGACCACCGGCCGCACCCACAACCTCGGTCTCATCGTCGCGGACATCTCCAACCCGTTCTTCCCGCCGCTGATCAAGGCTGCGCAGGAGCAGGCGAGACTCCGCGACTACCACGTCTTCGTCGCCGACACCGACGAGGACCCCAAGGTCGAGGAGGATCTGATCCAGACCCTCACCAAGCAGGTCGACGGCGTGCTGCTGTGCAGCCCGCGCCTGACCAACCGCACCATCGAGCGGCTCCGCGAGGAGGTGCCGTTCGTCCTGGTCAACCGCAGGGTCAAGGGCATGGCCACGGTCCTGATGGACGTGGCGCGCGGCGCCCGGCTCGCCTTCGAGCACCTGACCGCCCTCGGGCACCGCAGGCTCGCCCTGGTGACCGGGCCCAGCGGGTCGTGGACCAGCAAGGAGATGCAGGAGGCCGCCGCCGCGACGCACGAGGTCGACGTCGTCTTCCTCGGCCCCAACCAGCCGACGGAGCTGGGCGGCCTGGCCGCCGCCGCCGACGTGATCGCCTCCGGCGCGACCGGCGTCCTCGCCTACAACGACCTGGTCGCCATCGGCCTCATCGAAGGGCTCGCCGAGCGGGGCGTGGACGTGCCGGGCGACATCAGCGTCATCGGCGTCGACGACATCGTGGCCGGCCGGCTGAGCCGCCCCAAGCTGACCACCATCGCCATGCCCACCGCCGCCGCCGGGCGCATCGCCGTCGACATGCTCCTGCAGTCGGTCGACTCCCAGGCGGCCACGGGCGTCACGATGCTGGAGACCACCCTGATCGTCCGCGACTCCACGGGAGAGGCACACACATGA
- a CDS encoding NAD-dependent epimerase/dehydratase family protein, with amino-acid sequence MTRTLVTGSAGRLGRSVVTALAQAGHEVIGVDVVPGTPEEAAHTLPADLTDLGEAYDVMAHFRPDVVVHLAAIATPFSRTEGHIFRTNTQLAFNVCEAAANTGVGRVVVASSPTVIGYGAPHGWAPRYLPIDEDHPAEPWNAYSLSKLVAEQTMAAFARNSETKFAAVRPCFVVAPEEWAGAPTQSGHTIAERLDRPEIAGVSLFNYIDARDASDMIGVLIERLWDLPSGEVFFAGAADALAREPLAELLPAVNPATAATAATLTGTSPAFSSAKAERMLGWTAKRDWRSELEIG; translated from the coding sequence ATGACGCGAACACTGGTGACCGGGAGCGCCGGCCGGCTCGGGCGCAGCGTGGTCACCGCATTGGCGCAGGCAGGTCACGAGGTGATCGGGGTCGACGTCGTGCCCGGCACCCCCGAGGAGGCCGCGCACACGCTGCCGGCCGACCTGACGGACCTGGGCGAGGCGTACGACGTCATGGCGCACTTCCGCCCCGACGTGGTGGTGCACCTCGCCGCGATCGCGACCCCGTTCAGCCGGACCGAGGGCCACATCTTCCGTACCAACACCCAGCTCGCCTTCAACGTGTGCGAGGCGGCGGCCAACACCGGCGTCGGCAGGGTGGTCGTCGCGAGCAGCCCGACGGTCATCGGGTACGGCGCGCCGCACGGCTGGGCGCCCCGCTACCTGCCGATCGACGAGGACCACCCCGCCGAGCCGTGGAACGCCTACAGCCTGTCGAAGCTCGTGGCCGAGCAGACGATGGCCGCGTTCGCGCGCAACTCGGAGACGAAGTTCGCGGCCGTGCGGCCGTGCTTCGTCGTCGCCCCCGAGGAGTGGGCGGGCGCTCCCACCCAGTCCGGCCACACCATCGCCGAGCGGCTGGACCGGCCCGAGATCGCGGGCGTGTCCCTGTTCAACTACATCGACGCCAGGGACGCCTCCGACATGATCGGCGTCCTCATCGAGCGTCTGTGGGACCTGCCCAGCGGCGAGGTCTTCTTCGCCGGCGCCGCCGACGCGCTGGCCCGCGAGCCCCTGGCGGAGTTGCTGCCCGCCGTCAACCCCGCCACCGCGGCGACCGCGGCGACCCTCACCGGCACCTCGCCGGCCTTCAGCTCCGCCAAGGCGGAGCGGATGCTCGGCTGGACGGCGAAGCGCGACTGGCGAAGCGAACTGGAGATCGGATGA
- a CDS encoding 5-dehydro-4-deoxyglucarate dehydratase, translated as MNLSGILFFPITPFGADGELAEGVLAEHIGRGLAHRPGGVFVACGTGEFSALSEDEHRRAVTVAVETVAGAVPVLAGAGGPLGSALCQARGAREAGADGLLLMPPYLARGPHEGFVGYVRAIAEVLPVIIYMRGSVVLTPEQVVELAGVPGVIGLKDGLGDIDLIQRIVLAVRREHGDRFQFFNGLPTAELTMGAYRGLGVELYSSAAFAFAPDIATAYLDGAYRLLTEFYEPLVRLRSKVPGYAVSLVKAGVRLSGLEPGPVRPPLVNASPEHVAELEALIKHGRSLIS; from the coding sequence ATGAACCTCAGCGGGATCCTCTTCTTCCCGATAACGCCGTTCGGCGCCGACGGCGAGCTGGCCGAGGGGGTGCTGGCCGAGCACATCGGGCGCGGGCTGGCGCACCGGCCCGGCGGGGTGTTCGTGGCCTGCGGCACGGGCGAGTTCTCCGCGCTGTCGGAGGACGAGCACCGGCGCGCGGTCACGGTGGCCGTCGAGACCGTCGCGGGCGCCGTGCCGGTGCTGGCGGGCGCGGGCGGGCCGCTCGGCTCGGCCCTGTGCCAGGCTCGCGGCGCCCGTGAGGCGGGCGCCGACGGGCTGCTGCTGATGCCGCCGTACCTGGCCAGGGGTCCGCACGAGGGGTTCGTCGGCTACGTGCGGGCGATCGCCGAGGTGCTGCCGGTCATCATCTACATGCGCGGTTCGGTGGTGCTCACCCCGGAGCAGGTCGTGGAGCTGGCCGGCGTCCCCGGCGTGATCGGCCTCAAGGACGGCCTGGGCGACATCGACCTCATCCAGCGCATCGTCCTGGCGGTGCGGCGGGAGCACGGCGACCGCTTCCAGTTCTTCAACGGGCTGCCGACGGCCGAGCTCACCATGGGCGCCTACCGCGGCCTCGGCGTCGAGCTCTACTCCTCGGCGGCGTTCGCCTTCGCCCCGGACATCGCCACCGCCTACCTCGACGGCGCCTACCGGCTCCTCACCGAGTTCTACGAGCCCCTGGTGCGGCTGCGGTCGAAGGTGCCGGGCTACGCGGTCTCCCTGGTCAAGGCCGGGGTGCGGCTGAGCGGGCTGGAGCCGGGCCCGGTGCGCCCGCCGCTGGTGAACGCCTCGCCCGAGCACGTGGCCGAGCTGGAGGCGCTGATCAAGCACGGACGGTCGCTGATCTCATGA
- a CDS encoding mandelate racemase/muconate lactonizing enzyme family protein: MIRDLSVSARTAALPRPWGPDVPSNHVVVVTITLDDGRTGTGFSWTPQIGARAVQALLENDIREAVIGLDPHPEVVWDRLWRHLREAGPGGITTVALAGVDLALWDLRCGDRGLVDVLGRRRDTVPVYGSGVNLHYPLDELVAQAERWKAAGYPAVKMKVGRPDLREDVERVAAVREVVGPDTLLMIDANQRWDLHRARRAVDALAPYGLHWLEEPLPADDVAAHVELRRSVDVPIAVGENVYTVYGFRDLLTAGACDVVQPNVVRVGGLTPFLRITELARAFDVPVYPHLLPDLSAQLALTLPVPCMAEEVEDASFAALGLLAEPYPVNVAGGRLSVGEHRGLGLLWR; encoded by the coding sequence ATGATCCGTGACCTCTCGGTCAGCGCCCGCACGGCGGCCCTGCCGCGCCCGTGGGGGCCCGACGTGCCTTCCAACCACGTCGTCGTCGTCACGATCACGCTCGACGACGGCCGGACCGGCACCGGGTTCTCCTGGACCCCGCAGATCGGGGCGCGGGCCGTGCAGGCGCTGCTGGAGAACGACATCCGCGAGGCCGTGATCGGGCTGGACCCGCACCCCGAGGTGGTGTGGGACCGGCTCTGGCGGCACCTGCGCGAGGCCGGCCCGGGCGGGATCACCACGGTCGCGCTCGCCGGCGTGGACCTGGCGCTGTGGGACCTGCGCTGCGGTGACCGCGGGCTGGTCGACGTGCTGGGCCGGCGCCGGGACACCGTGCCGGTGTACGGCAGCGGCGTGAACCTGCACTACCCGCTGGACGAGCTGGTCGCGCAGGCCGAGCGGTGGAAGGCCGCCGGCTACCCCGCGGTCAAGATGAAGGTGGGCCGGCCCGACCTGCGCGAGGACGTGGAGCGGGTGGCGGCCGTGCGCGAGGTCGTCGGGCCGGACACGCTGCTGATGATCGACGCCAACCAGCGCTGGGACCTGCACCGGGCCCGCCGCGCCGTCGACGCGCTGGCCCCGTACGGGCTGCACTGGCTGGAGGAGCCGCTGCCGGCCGACGACGTCGCCGCGCACGTCGAGCTGCGGCGATCGGTGGACGTGCCCATCGCGGTCGGCGAGAACGTCTACACCGTCTACGGCTTCCGCGACCTGCTGACGGCGGGCGCCTGCGACGTCGTGCAGCCGAACGTGGTGCGGGTGGGCGGGCTCACGCCGTTCCTGCGCATCACGGAGCTGGCACGGGCGTTCGACGTACCGGTCTACCCGCACCTGCTGCCCGACCTGTCGGCGCAGCTCGCGCTCACGCTGCCGGTGCCGTGCATGGCCGAGGAGGTCGAGGACGCCTCGTTCGCCGCGCTGGGGCTGCTGGCCGAGCCGTACCCTGTCAACGTCGCCGGCGGCCGGCTGAGCGTCGGCGAGCACCGGGGCCTCGGGCTCCTCTGGAGGTAA
- a CDS encoding DUF6807 family protein: MRVVLAGTRGFGAHYLDRLRRLTGVVELVGVCDTSPPGPGALDGLGEPEFSTDLASLVKRTGAEIVILATPIPTHAELTLSALGAGAHVLVEKPTAATLADFDRMERAAAEAGLACQVGFQSLGSAAIPAVRELVASGVIGRVTGIGVAGSWPRPASYFTRSAWSGRRRLDGVDVVDGVLTNPFAHAVATALAVAGAEERDAVVSVETELFHANAIESDDTSAIRVTTAGGPPIVAAATLCAAERDEPYVVVHGERGRIRLTYTMDEVQVNDEPVRRFPRTDLLVNLVEHIRSGAALLVPIARTGAFMRVMEAIRVAPDPLPISAAHQDRSGDGVVLPGIAEVVETCAERLALFSELGVGWAVPLVAAGEVVAEYVTRPDLPLTESPRPYLHPVRTLGGTVVTEVRPDDHPHHLGAGVAVTDLGGRNFWGGRTYVRDHGPAWLDDHGTQRHVAFTGRDGSGFTETLLWQRPGEDPLVSEERVVRARALSRGWALRFAFTLRNLTGGPLTVRSSATKGRAGAGYGGFFWRAPAGSPELRVFTASAEGEQEVHGSRAPWLALSSQAWTLVFAQEDDPWFVRVAEYPGVGTALAWDTPLTFEDVLAREVTVLVADGRLSAGEVAALVAEATG; this comes from the coding sequence ATGCGTGTGGTGCTGGCGGGCACCCGGGGATTCGGCGCCCACTATCTCGACCGGCTGCGCCGGCTGACCGGCGTGGTGGAGCTCGTGGGCGTCTGCGACACCTCGCCGCCGGGGCCGGGGGCGCTGGACGGGCTGGGCGAGCCGGAGTTCTCCACCGATCTGGCGAGTCTGGTCAAGCGGACCGGGGCGGAGATCGTCATCCTGGCCACGCCCATCCCGACGCACGCCGAGCTGACCCTGTCCGCGCTCGGCGCGGGGGCGCACGTGCTGGTGGAGAAGCCGACGGCGGCCACACTGGCCGACTTCGACCGGATGGAGCGGGCCGCGGCCGAGGCGGGGCTGGCCTGCCAGGTCGGGTTCCAGAGCCTCGGCTCGGCGGCGATCCCGGCGGTGCGCGAGCTGGTCGCCTCGGGCGTGATCGGCCGGGTCACCGGCATCGGGGTGGCCGGGTCGTGGCCGCGCCCGGCGTCCTACTTCACCCGCAGCGCCTGGTCCGGCCGGCGCCGGCTGGACGGCGTGGACGTGGTGGACGGGGTGCTGACCAACCCGTTCGCGCACGCCGTGGCCACCGCGCTGGCGGTCGCCGGGGCCGAGGAGCGCGACGCGGTCGTCTCGGTGGAGACGGAGCTGTTCCACGCCAACGCGATCGAATCGGACGACACGTCGGCCATCCGGGTGACGACGGCCGGCGGCCCGCCCATCGTGGCGGCCGCGACGCTGTGCGCGGCCGAGCGGGACGAGCCCTACGTGGTCGTCCACGGCGAGCGGGGGCGGATCAGGCTGACGTACACGATGGACGAGGTCCAGGTGAACGACGAGCCGGTGCGGCGCTTCCCGCGGACCGACCTGCTGGTGAACCTGGTCGAGCACATCCGTTCGGGCGCCGCGCTGCTGGTGCCGATCGCCAGGACCGGAGCGTTCATGCGGGTCATGGAGGCGATCCGGGTGGCGCCCGACCCGCTGCCGATCTCCGCCGCGCACCAGGACCGCTCCGGTGACGGCGTCGTGCTGCCGGGCATCGCCGAGGTGGTCGAGACGTGCGCCGAGCGGCTGGCGCTGTTCTCGGAGCTGGGTGTGGGCTGGGCCGTGCCGCTCGTCGCGGCGGGCGAGGTCGTGGCCGAGTACGTGACGCGGCCTGATCTGCCGCTCACCGAGTCCCCCCGGCCCTACCTGCACCCGGTGCGCACGCTCGGCGGCACGGTGGTGACCGAGGTGCGTCCCGACGACCACCCACACCATCTGGGCGCCGGGGTGGCCGTCACGGACCTGGGCGGCCGCAACTTCTGGGGCGGGCGCACCTACGTCCGCGACCACGGGCCGGCGTGGCTGGACGACCACGGCACGCAGCGGCACGTGGCGTTCACCGGACGCGACGGCTCCGGGTTCACCGAGACGCTGCTGTGGCAGCGGCCGGGCGAGGACCCCCTGGTCAGCGAGGAGCGGGTGGTGCGGGCCCGCGCGCTGTCGCGGGGCTGGGCGCTGCGGTTCGCCTTCACGCTGCGCAACCTCACCGGCGGCCCGCTGACCGTGCGCAGCTCGGCCACCAAGGGCCGGGCCGGCGCGGGCTACGGCGGCTTCTTCTGGCGGGCGCCGGCCGGCTCTCCGGAGCTGCGGGTCTTCACCGCGTCCGCAGAGGGCGAGCAGGAGGTGCACGGCTCGCGGGCGCCGTGGCTGGCGCTGTCGTCGCAGGCGTGGACGCTGGTGTTCGCGCAGGAGGACGACCCGTGGTTCGTCAGGGTCGCCGAGTATCCCGGGGTGGGCACCGCGCTGGCCTGGGACACGCCGCTGACGTTCGAGGACGTGCTGGCCCGCGAGGTGACCGTGCTGGTCGCCGACGGGCGCCTGTCCGCCGGCGAGGTCGCCGCCCTGGTCGCGGAGGCTACCGGCTGA